The following are from one region of the Stigmatella ashevillena genome:
- a CDS encoding HEAT repeat domain-containing protein → MTNAHSLQEEEERYQTVLGVEPSGKGALEALITGLHDESWRVRRAAAEGLRRLPAQAEVAARLVSVLGERGETGARNAAAEALVGLGDAAVAPLIQLLAHSDPDQRKFAADILGQLGRRSAEGALVGALADPDLNVRVSAVEALGHVGSEVGARAVEHLLKEPASLLRLAALEALAQLQWPPPLPVVVPMLTEPPLRRSAYRVLGLIPQMAATELIIRGLSHESRSTREAALSALGTQVGVVDATLRSEIDIEVRTALKRIPDAVAFVSKAFEAEEVSLRAGALAAAGALREASLAVQVAEAAREDRLLREVIRTLSRLGSDAGRELLGRMAELSLPARAAAAQALLELADPSYVPALSALLEWAEDDLRAVAVKALGRTQSQDAVRPLVMLLDEPALAGAAVRALGVLSGGCREAVLRGLEETMERRPSPAAVAAFAHAGGVTALPTLRRLARAADPLLRAAALDSAVDVDPSVGLELARGALVDESSRVRAAGARAVGRVGDKLASALLKRALQDEDIAVQLAAVEALGECGTTERVPDLEVLVTHPDGALAGRAVRALARISIVRPDVLREAAHHADAEVVKAALQAGAVSAEGVALAIELLGHSGWDVRAAAARVLGDSGGKECLNAVRIALESEQDTLARRALSDAADRLSRR, encoded by the coding sequence ATGACCAACGCCCACTCTCTTCAAGAAGAGGAAGAGCGCTACCAGACGGTGCTGGGGGTAGAGCCCTCGGGGAAGGGGGCGCTCGAGGCGCTCATCACAGGCCTGCACGACGAGAGCTGGCGTGTGCGCCGCGCCGCCGCGGAGGGGCTCCGGCGGCTGCCCGCGCAGGCAGAGGTCGCCGCGCGGCTGGTCTCCGTCCTGGGAGAACGGGGAGAGACGGGCGCACGCAACGCCGCGGCCGAGGCCCTGGTGGGGCTGGGCGATGCGGCGGTGGCGCCGTTGATCCAGCTGCTCGCCCATTCCGATCCGGATCAGCGCAAGTTCGCCGCGGACATCCTTGGCCAGTTGGGGCGCCGCAGCGCGGAGGGGGCGCTGGTGGGGGCGCTGGCGGATCCGGACCTCAACGTCCGGGTCTCCGCGGTGGAGGCCCTGGGACATGTGGGCTCCGAGGTGGGGGCCCGTGCCGTGGAGCACCTGCTGAAGGAGCCCGCCTCGCTGCTGCGGCTGGCCGCGTTGGAGGCGCTCGCGCAGCTTCAGTGGCCGCCGCCGCTGCCAGTCGTGGTGCCGATGCTCACGGAGCCTCCCCTGCGGCGCAGCGCCTACCGGGTGTTGGGGCTCATTCCCCAGATGGCCGCCACGGAGCTCATCATCCGGGGGTTGAGCCACGAGTCCCGCTCCACCCGGGAGGCGGCCCTCTCGGCGCTCGGCACCCAGGTGGGGGTGGTGGACGCCACCCTGCGCTCGGAGATCGACATCGAGGTGCGCACCGCGCTCAAGCGGATCCCCGATGCCGTGGCGTTCGTGTCCAAGGCCTTCGAGGCCGAGGAGGTCTCCTTGCGCGCGGGAGCACTCGCGGCCGCAGGAGCCCTGCGGGAGGCCTCGCTCGCCGTCCAGGTGGCGGAGGCGGCCCGGGAGGACCGGTTGCTGCGCGAAGTCATCCGCACCCTGTCCCGGCTGGGCTCCGACGCCGGCCGGGAGCTGCTCGGGCGCATGGCGGAGCTGTCCCTGCCCGCGCGGGCCGCCGCCGCCCAGGCCTTGCTGGAGCTGGCGGACCCCTCGTATGTCCCCGCGCTGAGCGCGCTCCTGGAGTGGGCCGAGGATGACCTGCGCGCGGTGGCGGTGAAGGCATTGGGCCGCACGCAGTCGCAGGATGCGGTACGGCCCCTGGTGATGCTGCTGGATGAGCCCGCGCTGGCGGGGGCCGCGGTTCGGGCACTGGGCGTTCTTTCCGGAGGCTGCCGCGAGGCCGTCCTGCGGGGATTGGAAGAGACCATGGAGCGGCGCCCTTCACCAGCGGCGGTGGCGGCCTTCGCCCATGCGGGAGGCGTGACGGCGCTGCCCACGCTGCGGCGGCTGGCGCGCGCCGCGGATCCCCTGCTGCGCGCCGCGGCCCTGGATTCCGCGGTGGATGTCGATCCGTCCGTGGGACTGGAGCTGGCGCGCGGGGCGTTGGTGGACGAGTCGTCCCGGGTCCGGGCCGCTGGGGCGCGGGCGGTGGGGCGGGTGGGGGACAAGCTCGCCAGCGCCTTGCTCAAGCGGGCGCTTCAAGATGAGGACATCGCGGTTCAACTGGCCGCCGTGGAGGCGCTGGGCGAATGCGGGACCACCGAGCGGGTGCCTGACTTGGAGGTGCTGGTGACACACCCGGATGGGGCGCTGGCGGGCCGGGCCGTGCGGGCGCTGGCGCGCATCAGCATCGTCCGGCCGGACGTCCTGCGGGAGGCCGCGCACCATGCCGACGCGGAGGTGGTGAAGGCCGCGCTCCAGGCGGGGGCGGTGTCCGCGGAAGGGGTGGCCCTGGCCATCGAGCTGCTCGGCCATTCGGGGTGGGACGTGAGGGCTGCTGCGGCGCGGGTCCTGGGAGATTCTGGAGGGAAAGAGTGTCTGAACGCGGTGCGGATCGCACTCGAGTCAGAGCAGGACACGTTGGCTCGGCGGGCGCTGTCGGATGCGGCGGACCGGCTGTCACGGCGTTGA
- a CDS encoding chemotaxis protein CheW, which produces MREPANLSPRRLQPEGAAGRDPIVQLCSFLVGKEEYAVDIMRVEEILPPQRIIAVPHAPAFVEGMLHVRGALLPVVDLRQRLSLTAAPLSDRTRLLVCLLGKRRLALRVDRVTEVMRVRRSDIKPAPALLSPGRAPFVVGVCGPPERARLLLDIKALLRMEVERQVPRPGGAA; this is translated from the coding sequence ATGAGGGAGCCCGCGAACCTGTCTCCCCGAAGGCTGCAGCCCGAGGGCGCCGCAGGGCGGGACCCCATCGTCCAGCTCTGTTCCTTCCTGGTGGGAAAAGAGGAGTACGCCGTCGACATCATGCGCGTGGAGGAGATTCTCCCACCTCAGCGGATCATCGCCGTTCCGCATGCCCCCGCGTTCGTGGAGGGCATGTTGCACGTGAGGGGGGCCTTGTTGCCGGTGGTGGATCTGCGGCAGCGGCTGAGCCTCACGGCGGCGCCGCTGTCCGACCGGACGAGGCTGCTGGTCTGTCTGCTGGGAAAGCGGCGGCTGGCGCTGAGGGTGGATCGCGTGACGGAGGTGATGCGGGTGCGCCGCAGTGACATCAAACCCGCGCCCGCGTTGCTGTCTCCAGGCCGGGCGCCGTTCGTGGTGGGCGTCTGCGGTCCGCCGGAGCGCGCCCGGTTGTTGTTGGACATCAAGGCCCTGCTGCGCATGGAGGTCGAACGCCAGGTGCCGAGACCGGGGGGGGCCGCATGA
- a CDS encoding chemotaxis protein CheW, whose protein sequence is MSRFSELLDEFFYRPDEDVGGLLEFAAGSDEVLPPLPEEIPEEYLAFLLEGECYAVPIRAVQEIGKVPPLTEIPRAEPSLLGVMNLRGDVIPVYDIKLRLKLTDKPPKVAGPDAVPPPRAARILVARTDEGPAGIWVDSVRDVVRLKPSMLEPPLPGMGNERDCVVGIGRRNSQLFVLLDVQQALA, encoded by the coding sequence GTGTCCCGTTTCTCCGAATTGCTCGATGAGTTCTTCTACCGCCCGGACGAGGACGTCGGAGGGTTGCTGGAGTTCGCCGCTGGCAGCGACGAGGTCCTGCCGCCCCTTCCGGAGGAAATCCCCGAGGAGTACCTCGCCTTCCTCCTGGAGGGAGAGTGCTACGCCGTTCCCATCCGCGCCGTGCAGGAGATTGGCAAGGTGCCCCCCTTGACGGAGATTCCCCGGGCAGAACCCTCCCTGCTGGGGGTGATGAACCTGCGCGGAGATGTCATCCCCGTGTATGACATCAAGCTTCGGTTGAAGTTGACGGACAAGCCCCCGAAAGTGGCGGGTCCGGACGCGGTGCCTCCTCCCCGGGCAGCGCGCATCCTGGTGGCCCGGACCGACGAAGGCCCGGCGGGGATATGGGTGGATTCCGTGAGGGATGTGGTGCGGTTGAAACCTTCCATGCTGGAACCTCCTCTGCCGGGGATGGGCAACGAGCGCGACTGCGTGGTGGGCATCGGGCGGCGCAACTCCCAGCTCTTCGTTCTCCTGGATGTCCAGCAGGCCCTCGCATGA